One stretch of Streptomyces sp. NBC_01363 DNA includes these proteins:
- a CDS encoding acyltransferase has translation MQQTPAHSPGRGRDSFIDVIRALCVLAVISQHWLMPVLSYENGHLSTGNALASPGWWIVTWLTQVMPMVFFAGGAANFFSFRSAKSVRTWLRSRIARLLVPVIPLAAVWLLLPHALIGAGVPEQPVLMAGKIAGQLLWFLAVYVLVVALTPVMFRSYRRYGWRVIGVLAVCALAVDVLRFEVSPAIGFVNALFVWLAAHQFGFHYADGGLRLRSGWASAGVAAIGFGLTAAAVFFGPYPASMIGMPGAPVSNMSPPTALMLSLTIGQLGLWLTLKPVITRFAERPLATTVLQWCGTRFMTLYLWHMPALVMTAGIATVGLGFATPTPGSPMWFAVAPLWVGVSGIFLVTFTRIFGRFEFRRRSGAASDMSLGKVVLAAVLSAGGLLGLAAQGFISPGNPLTPVLWVLLVLTGLLVVREKNTPKAVVAQGSRTVPVQLAVRQEGTGVLSRQGT, from the coding sequence ATGCAGCAAACCCCCGCTCATTCGCCCGGTCGCGGTCGCGATTCATTCATAGACGTCATCAGAGCGCTGTGCGTGCTGGCCGTGATTTCCCAGCACTGGCTCATGCCCGTACTGTCCTATGAGAATGGGCATTTGAGCACCGGGAATGCTCTCGCAAGTCCTGGCTGGTGGATTGTCACCTGGCTGACGCAGGTCATGCCCATGGTGTTCTTCGCCGGCGGGGCCGCCAATTTCTTCTCGTTCCGATCGGCGAAATCGGTGCGCACCTGGCTCCGGAGCAGAATTGCGCGTCTCCTGGTGCCGGTCATACCCCTGGCAGCCGTGTGGCTGCTGCTTCCCCACGCGTTGATCGGCGCGGGGGTGCCTGAGCAACCGGTGCTGATGGCGGGCAAAATAGCCGGCCAGCTGCTGTGGTTCCTCGCCGTCTACGTGCTCGTGGTCGCGCTCACGCCGGTGATGTTCAGGTCGTACCGCCGGTACGGATGGCGTGTGATCGGCGTACTCGCCGTCTGCGCCCTGGCCGTCGATGTACTGCGCTTCGAGGTCAGCCCCGCGATCGGTTTCGTGAACGCCCTGTTCGTCTGGCTGGCGGCCCATCAGTTCGGCTTCCACTACGCCGACGGCGGCCTCCGCCTGCGGAGCGGGTGGGCATCGGCGGGTGTGGCCGCCATCGGCTTCGGACTCACCGCGGCCGCTGTGTTCTTCGGGCCCTACCCCGCATCCATGATCGGAATGCCCGGGGCCCCGGTCTCCAACATGAGCCCGCCGACCGCCCTGATGCTGTCACTGACGATCGGCCAGCTCGGGCTCTGGCTGACTCTCAAGCCGGTCATCACGCGATTCGCCGAACGCCCACTGGCCACCACCGTCCTGCAATGGTGCGGAACCCGCTTCATGACCCTGTATCTCTGGCACATGCCCGCACTCGTGATGACAGCGGGAATTGCAACGGTCGGACTCGGATTCGCGACACCGACGCCCGGCAGCCCGATGTGGTTCGCGGTGGCACCGCTGTGGGTCGGCGTTTCGGGGATATTCCTGGTGACCTTCACCAGAATTTTCGGCCGGTTCGAATTCCGTCGCCGTTCCGGTGCGGCATCGGACATGAGCCTCGGCAAGGTCGTTCTCGCGGCCGTGCTTTCCGCCGGCGGCCTCCTCGGACTCGCCGCGCAGGGGTTCATTTCCCCCGGAAACCCGCTCACCCCGGTGCTCTGGGTACTGCTGGTACTGACGGGGCTGCTCGTCGTACGGGAGAAGAACACCCCGAAGGCCGTTGTCGCGCAGGGCTCTCGCACCGTGCCCGTCCAGTTGGCCGTGCGACAGGAAGGTACCGGGGTGCTCTCCCGGCAGGGCACCTGA
- a CDS encoding ATP-binding protein, whose protein sequence is MTSVTAPPPPAPYLPQRGERYRLVAPNAPTAPKIVRDFVATVLWATGHPRLVDDARLCASEVVSNAYCHTDSPQVRVEVTVNRRQVTVYVTDDEPGRLPARTPGAETGADEGGRGLLLVEGLAARWGTTAYGARSPHSKTVWFTLSASGG, encoded by the coding sequence ATGACCTCCGTAACCGCTCCTCCGCCACCCGCCCCCTACCTTCCGCAACGCGGTGAGCGGTACCGGCTCGTCGCGCCGAACGCCCCCACCGCCCCCAAGATCGTGCGGGACTTCGTGGCGACGGTGTTGTGGGCCACCGGGCACCCACGCCTCGTCGACGACGCCCGGCTCTGTGCGAGCGAGGTCGTCTCCAACGCGTACTGCCATACGGACTCGCCGCAGGTCCGGGTGGAGGTCACCGTCAACCGGCGGCAGGTGACGGTGTACGTGACGGACGACGAACCCGGCCGCCTGCCCGCGCGTACCCCGGGGGCGGAGACCGGCGCGGACGAGGGCGGCCGGGGGCTCCTCCTCGTGGAGGGGCTCGCCGCCCGGTGGGGGACCACCGCGTACGGGGCGCGGTCGCCGCACTCGAAGACGGTGTGGTTCACCCTCTCCGCCTCCGGAGGCTGA
- a CDS encoding helix-turn-helix transcriptional regulator, translating to MPPRDNPTARQARLGCELRKLREQAGRTAREAAGLISTDQAKISHMEAGRIGISEARIRRLASFYACDDAVLIEALCAISQEHRGQFWWDEYRGVLAPGFLNIAELEHHAVYMRCLQSVTLPGLIQTPQYARALFEGVLPKLPEDEVEARVEHRMRRQAVLDREKPPKFDVIIHEAGLRMRVGGREVAHGQLVRLLEAADRPNVTVRVIPFASEEFVEVTQTVLYAGGVAPQLDTVHIDAPFGGVQLDAVADLNRYRMQLDFAQRVSLAPEESRSFIHHLARDL from the coding sequence ATGCCACCGAGGGACAACCCGACCGCACGCCAAGCACGCCTGGGCTGCGAACTGAGGAAGCTGCGCGAGCAGGCCGGCCGGACCGCCCGTGAGGCCGCCGGGCTCATCTCGACCGACCAGGCGAAGATCAGTCACATGGAAGCGGGCCGCATCGGCATCAGCGAGGCGCGGATCCGTCGCCTGGCCAGCTTCTACGCGTGTGACGACGCCGTGTTGATCGAGGCGCTGTGCGCCATATCGCAGGAACACCGGGGCCAGTTCTGGTGGGACGAGTACCGCGGTGTGCTGGCCCCGGGCTTCCTGAACATCGCGGAGCTGGAACACCACGCCGTCTACATGCGCTGCCTCCAGTCCGTGACGCTGCCGGGACTGATCCAGACGCCGCAGTACGCGCGAGCCCTGTTCGAGGGAGTGCTGCCCAAGCTGCCCGAGGACGAGGTGGAGGCGAGGGTCGAACACCGCATGCGCAGACAGGCCGTCCTCGACCGCGAGAAGCCGCCGAAGTTCGACGTCATCATCCACGAGGCCGGTCTCCGCATGCGGGTGGGCGGCCGCGAGGTCGCGCACGGTCAGCTGGTGCGCCTCCTGGAGGCGGCCGACAGGCCGAATGTGACCGTGCGCGTGATCCCGTTCGCCAGCGAGGAGTTCGTCGAGGTGACCCAGACCGTGCTGTACGCGGGCGGTGTCGCGCCACAGCTGGACACCGTCCACATCGACGCCCCGTTCGGAGGCGTTCAGCTGGACGCCGTGGCCGATCTGAACCGGTACCGCATGCAACTCGACTTCGCCCAGCGGGTCAGCCTCGCTCCCGAGGAGTCGCGGAGCTTCATTCACCACCTCGCACGAGACCTGTGA
- a CDS encoding DUF397 domain-containing protein — MSADIEWQKSSFSGGGGEQCVEVSRQAEEILVRESDDPRVVTRTSRSKFAAFIQGVKAGEFDHFAQ, encoded by the coding sequence ATGAGCGCAGACATCGAGTGGCAGAAGTCGTCGTTCTCCGGCGGCGGCGGAGAACAGTGTGTCGAGGTCTCGCGGCAGGCCGAGGAGATCCTGGTGCGCGAGAGCGACGACCCGCGCGTGGTGACCAGGACGAGCCGCAGCAAGTTCGCTGCCTTCATTCAGGGTGTCAAGGCGGGCGAGTTCGACCACTTCGCCCAGTAG
- a CDS encoding MraY family glycosyltransferase — protein MRDYLLMLFITAAVTHLLTGPVRKFAISVGAMPEIRARDVHREPTPRLGGVAMFGGLVAGLLVASHLPHLEGIFTQSSTPRALLSGATLIWILGVLDDKWGVDSLVKLGGQVLAAGVMAFQGLTILWLPVPGTDGIYLSDWQGTLLTVGLIVVSINAVNFVDGLDGLAAGTVGIAATAFFLYAYRLWYGYGIEAAASTTLISAILAGMCLGFLVHNSHPARIFMGDSGSMLLGLLIAGCAVSVTGEVDPSLLSQSVDGRSGSAAMVPVYIPLMLPLSVIALPVADLVLAVIRRTWNGMSPFAADKGHLHHRLLQLGHSHRRAVLLMYFWSALFSFGIVAYSARGAKSWMLFGVAFVCAVGLILLLQPRYESGLTRRLLPRRPRGRVVATGGKRAGADEERRVPAR, from the coding sequence ATGCGGGATTACTTGCTCATGCTGTTCATCACGGCGGCCGTGACCCATCTCCTGACCGGCCCCGTACGGAAGTTCGCGATCTCGGTCGGCGCGATGCCCGAGATCCGGGCGCGGGACGTCCATCGCGAACCCACTCCGCGCCTCGGTGGCGTGGCCATGTTCGGCGGGCTGGTGGCCGGACTGCTGGTCGCCTCTCACCTGCCGCACCTGGAAGGCATCTTCACCCAGAGCTCGACGCCGCGGGCACTGCTGTCCGGCGCCACGCTCATCTGGATCCTGGGTGTCCTGGACGACAAATGGGGCGTCGACTCACTGGTCAAACTCGGCGGCCAGGTGCTCGCGGCCGGGGTAATGGCGTTCCAGGGACTGACGATTCTCTGGCTCCCGGTGCCGGGCACCGACGGGATCTACCTCTCCGACTGGCAGGGCACGCTGCTGACCGTGGGGCTGATCGTCGTCTCCATCAACGCGGTCAACTTCGTCGACGGGCTCGACGGGCTGGCCGCCGGCACGGTGGGCATCGCGGCGACGGCGTTCTTCCTGTACGCGTACCGGCTCTGGTACGGCTACGGGATCGAGGCCGCCGCGTCCACCACGCTGATCTCCGCGATCCTGGCGGGCATGTGCCTCGGCTTCCTGGTCCACAACTCGCATCCGGCCCGGATCTTCATGGGTGACTCGGGCTCGATGCTGCTCGGCCTGCTCATCGCCGGGTGCGCGGTCTCGGTGACGGGCGAGGTCGACCCGAGCCTTCTCAGCCAGTCGGTGGACGGCAGGTCCGGGTCGGCCGCGATGGTGCCGGTCTACATTCCGCTGATGCTGCCGCTGTCCGTCATCGCGCTGCCCGTCGCGGACCTCGTGCTCGCCGTCATAAGGCGTACGTGGAACGGAATGTCCCCCTTCGCCGCCGACAAGGGCCACCTCCACCACCGCCTGCTCCAGCTCGGCCACTCGCACCGCCGGGCCGTGCTGCTCATGTACTTCTGGTCGGCGCTGTTCTCGTTCGGGATCGTGGCCTACTCGGCGCGGGGCGCCAAGTCCTGGATGCTCTTCGGGGTCGCGTTCGTCTGCGCGGTGGGCCTGATCCTGCTGCTCCAGCCCCGTTACGAGTCCGGCCTCACCCGCCGCCTGCTGCCGCGCAGACCCCGGGGCCGCGTGGTCGCCACCGGCGGAAAGCGCGCCGGGGCCGACGAGGAACGCCGGGTGCCGGCCCGGTGA
- a CDS encoding abortive phage infection protein → MHRDERSGGISRARFLAGAGAIGAAAAAGSFLTGPSASAAATDRRGGHRSGKGLTHRGVCYTIGAGETPGTAWSATRMREDLRAIRNDLHATSIEVTGDGVDRLNATASEAAELGLHIWLQPTLGDRPASEILDHLAETGRHLERLRRQGARADLSVGCEFWLFVPGIVPGDDAQERIHNLMAGTYDPERMMRRLSAFTARAAAVGRSVFGGKLSYAAAQDDEVDWSLFDIVGIDYYSYFPDRTDYIRELRRYLRWGKPLAITEFGTCTYAGAPEQGGMGWDTVDYTKQPPEIKGDLVRSERTQAAYLTELLGVFEEMGLYAAMAFEFLTPDAPHSPVPRYDLDMASYAVVKPIKDRFDAPESDWHWEPKQAFHALARCYGRAGAADGRRPERHPQRLRPSGPPWTAR, encoded by the coding sequence GTGCATCGCGACGAGCGCAGTGGAGGAATCAGCCGGGCGAGGTTCCTGGCCGGGGCGGGGGCGATCGGGGCCGCGGCGGCGGCCGGATCGTTCCTGACCGGCCCGTCGGCCTCGGCCGCCGCGACCGACCGCCGAGGCGGGCACAGGAGCGGCAAGGGCCTGACCCATCGAGGGGTCTGCTACACGATCGGCGCGGGCGAGACCCCCGGCACCGCGTGGAGCGCCACTCGCATGCGCGAGGACCTCCGGGCCATCAGGAACGACCTGCACGCCACCTCGATCGAGGTGACGGGCGACGGCGTCGACCGTCTCAACGCCACCGCGTCCGAGGCCGCCGAGCTGGGTCTGCACATCTGGCTCCAGCCGACCCTGGGTGACCGCCCCGCGTCGGAGATCCTCGACCACCTCGCGGAGACCGGCCGGCACCTGGAGCGGCTGCGCCGCCAGGGCGCGCGGGCCGACCTGAGCGTGGGCTGCGAGTTCTGGCTGTTCGTGCCGGGCATCGTGCCCGGCGACGACGCACAGGAACGGATCCACAACCTGATGGCCGGCACCTACGACCCGGAGCGGATGATGCGCCGCCTGTCCGCGTTCACGGCACGGGCCGCCGCGGTCGGACGGTCGGTCTTCGGCGGCAAGCTGTCGTACGCGGCCGCGCAGGACGACGAGGTCGACTGGAGCCTCTTCGACATCGTGGGCATCGACTACTACTCGTACTTCCCCGACCGCACGGACTACATCCGCGAACTGCGCCGATACCTGCGCTGGGGCAAGCCGCTGGCGATCACGGAGTTCGGCACCTGCACGTACGCGGGGGCACCCGAGCAGGGCGGCATGGGCTGGGACACCGTCGACTACACCAAGCAACCGCCCGAGATCAAAGGCGACCTGGTACGCAGCGAACGCACCCAAGCCGCCTATCTCACCGAACTCCTGGGCGTCTTCGAGGAGATGGGCCTGTACGCCGCAATGGCCTTCGAGTTCCTGACCCCCGACGCCCCGCACTCCCCCGTCCCCCGCTACGACCTGGACATGGCGAGCTACGCCGTGGTGAAGCCGATCAAGGACCGGTTCGACGCCCCGGAGTCCGACTGGCACTGGGAACCGAAGCAGGCCTTCCACGCACTGGCGCGTTGCTACGGACGAGCGGGCGCCGCTGACGGGCGCCGTCCGGAGCGCCACCCCCAACGGCTCAGGCCTTCGGGGCCACCTTGGACAGCCCGTTGA
- a CDS encoding geranylgeranyl reductase family protein — MTEQPLSEHSADVIVVGAGPAGSTTAYYLAKAGLDVLLLEKTAFPREKVCGDGLTPRATKQLVSMGIDISEEAGWLRNKGLRIIGGGVRLQLDWPDLASYPDYGLVRKRDDFDEQLARQAQKAGARLHERCNVGAPIVDDRTGRITGVNAKLGEEKTPVTFHAPLVVAADGNSTRLSLAMGLHRREDRPMGVAVRTYFTSPRHDDDYLESWLELWDRRGPQDRLLPGYGWIFGMGDGTSNVGLGILNSSSAFKELDWREVLKAWCASMPEDWGYTPENMTMPIRGAALPMAFNRQPHYTKGLLLVGDAGGMVNPFNGEGIAYAMESGQIAADVIVQAHARATPAQRELALNNYPKVLKETYGGYYTMGRAFVKLIGNPKVMKIATQRGLTHPLLMKFTLKMLANLTDPTGGDAMDRIINGLSKVAPKA; from the coding sequence GGAGAAGACGGCCTTCCCCCGCGAGAAGGTCTGCGGCGACGGCCTCACCCCGCGTGCCACCAAGCAGCTCGTCTCCATGGGCATCGACATCTCCGAAGAGGCCGGCTGGCTGCGCAACAAGGGCCTGCGCATCATCGGTGGCGGCGTCCGCCTCCAGCTGGACTGGCCCGATCTCGCCTCGTACCCGGACTACGGGCTGGTCCGCAAGCGCGACGACTTCGACGAGCAACTGGCCCGCCAGGCGCAGAAGGCGGGCGCGCGGCTGCACGAGCGCTGCAACGTCGGCGCCCCGATCGTCGACGACCGCACCGGCCGCATCACCGGCGTCAACGCGAAGCTCGGCGAGGAGAAGACCCCGGTCACCTTCCACGCCCCGCTCGTCGTCGCCGCCGACGGCAACTCCACCCGGCTGTCGCTCGCCATGGGCCTGCACCGCCGCGAGGACCGCCCGATGGGCGTGGCCGTGCGTACGTACTTCACCTCGCCCCGCCACGACGACGACTACCTGGAGTCCTGGCTGGAACTGTGGGACCGGCGCGGCCCCCAGGACCGGCTGCTGCCCGGCTACGGCTGGATCTTCGGCATGGGCGACGGCACGTCCAACGTCGGCCTCGGCATCCTCAACTCCTCCTCCGCGTTCAAGGAGCTGGACTGGCGCGAGGTCCTGAAGGCGTGGTGCGCGTCGATGCCGGAGGACTGGGGCTACACCCCGGAGAACATGACGATGCCGATCCGCGGCGCCGCCCTCCCGATGGCCTTCAACCGCCAGCCGCACTACACCAAGGGCCTGCTGCTTGTCGGTGACGCGGGCGGCATGGTCAACCCGTTCAACGGCGAAGGCATCGCGTACGCCATGGAGTCGGGCCAGATCGCCGCGGACGTCATCGTCCAGGCCCACGCCCGCGCGACCCCGGCCCAGCGCGAACTGGCGCTGAACAACTACCCGAAGGTGCTCAAGGAGACCTACGGCGGCTACTACACGATGGGCCGCGCCTTCGTGAAGTTGATCGGCAACCCGAAGGTCATGAAGATCGCCACCCAGCGCGGCCTGACGCACCCCCTGCTGATGAAGTTCACCCTGAAGATGCTCGCCAACCTCACCGACCCCACGGGCGGCGACGCGATGGACCGCATCATCAACGGGCTGTCCAAGGTGGCCCCGAAGGCCTGA